CTTTTCGTCCCGCGTCGTGTACTCTATCTTTCTGCCGAGCACTCCCCCTCTGGCATTGATCTTGTCGACGGCGAGCTTGAATCCGTCCAGCACATCCTGGGTGAATGCGGTCGCAGGGCCGGTGTAAGTATCGACAATGCCTACCTTGATGTTATCAGCTGCATGCCCGAAGGGACAAGTCAGGAAGAAGATGAATGCGGCGCCAAAAAGGACAGAAAAACAGACCGATTTCTTCATATTCCACGCTCCTCAAAGTATTTTTGTATACCGAAATAACCCCTCGTTTCCATTCTAAAAAGAATCGGCATACTTGTCAATACAAAAGGATTGCGCCTTTTAGTCATTCTCGTATTCGGTGCTGAAAACGCTGTGAACGATGTCGTTTCGTGCCTTGTCGAGATGGTCCCGGATCGCCTGGGCCAGGACGTCCACATCACCCTTTTCAATGGCCCGGAGTATGGTCTTATGACCCTCCATGGAGTGAAGCGCCGTCTCTACAAAGCGGGTGGCATACATACTATAGCGCAGCATGTGCCGCCGTAAGGTCTGCACCAGTTCATACACGCGATCGCTGCCGCTCAATCTCGCGATAGTCTCATGAAATTTTGTGTCCAGATCTATATAGACATTCAGATTTTTGGCGGCAATCGCCTGCTCCTGGCGCGTCACGTTCGCGGCGAGCTCCTTTGCGAGCCTCTTATGGGACCTCTCCAATGCCCTGCGCGCCGCCAGCACTTCTATGGCCTCGCGAAGCTCGCAGATCTGCTCGAGGTCCTCCGCGCTCATACTCTCCACCACATATCCTACCCTCGGGATCGATTTTACCAGTTTCTCTATCTCCAGATTGTGGAGGGCCTCTCTTATCGGCGTCCTCGACGTACCGATCTCTCCGGCAATCTTCGTCTCCACCAGCCTCTCATTCGGGGCGATGGCGCCGGTCAGTATTTTTTCACGGATATAGTGGTACACTTTTTTTCGTATGGTGAGCTGTTCCTCAAGAATCCGTTGTTTCATGGGTGTATACGGTACCTTAGAAGAAAATAGTTGTCAAGATAATTTTCCTCGCCGAATGGGCCTTTCGCTGAAGTACAGTATACAAAACAGTTTGACTGCATTCACGGAAGGGTAGTATAATTTTAAGAACAGACGCGGGAAGGAGGAGGAAGGAATGGAAAAGAAATATCACTTGTGCACCAGCAGGGAAGGAAAGGAGTACTTCTCCTTACCGGCACAATGGCAAGCTGTCGATTTTGCGGCCGCGGGGTTGGAGGGCTCTCTTCTCCCGGTAGAGCAGAT
The window above is part of the Syntrophorhabdaceae bacterium genome. Proteins encoded here:
- a CDS encoding ABC transporter substrate-binding protein — protein: MKKSVCFSVLFGAAFIFFLTCPFGHAADNIKVGIVDTYTGPATAFTQDVLDGFKLAVDKINARGGVLGRKIEYTTRDEK
- a CDS encoding GntR family transcriptional regulator, with amino-acid sequence MKQRILEEQLTIRKKVYHYIREKILTGAIAPNERLVETKIAGEIGTSRTPIREALHNLEIEKLVKSIPRVGYVVESMSAEDLEQICELREAIEVLAARRALERSHKRLAKELAANVTRQEQAIAAKNLNVYIDLDTKFHETIARLSGSDRVYELVQTLRRHMLRYSMYATRFVETALHSMEGHKTILRAIEKGDVDVLAQAIRDHLDKARNDIVHSVFSTEYEND